From the genome of Oscillatoria sp. FACHB-1406, one region includes:
- the psaK gene encoding photosystem I reaction center subunit PsaK produces MTFSTLLATAGNVPYTPSWNPLVSVVMIVCVALGIAIANYSASKRDNAGTAGAPSVGGIALPNLVAGACFGHILGTGAILGLANVGVL; encoded by the coding sequence TTGACTTTCTCAACTTTATTAGCGACTGCGGGTAACGTTCCCTATACGCCGTCTTGGAATCCGCTGGTTAGCGTTGTAATGATTGTCTGCGTCGCTTTAGGAATTGCGATCGCGAACTACTCCGCTTCCAAGCGCGACAACGCTGGCACGGCTGGCGCTCCCTCAGTCGGTGGAATTGCCCTGCCGAACTTGGTTGCTGGTGCTTGCTTCGGTCACATTCTCGGTACTGGTGCAATTCTGGGCTTAGCGAATGTTGGCGTTCTCTAA
- a CDS encoding HAMP domain-containing sensor histidine kinase, whose translation MMFESDGLLLALSQIIEQEESSSGQSYASSVAASEMLGTSAAQRKAEAQWRCAIVALERLLMPIAEATRADSCQGLILSAPSPISSQPAIAERFQCGTFTREAFSTLLRQQFQLPAAEPQTFSSPSPAQRAMEYPLFPVDPLASEQFCLVLTAKFSLVMVLGENSNNQPTFQFSFNPETVDRAWATLRSRLCLTVPYHLPALEAIVQKFAPRHPDYRLVADFARHLLEQCPDTTPSGTKKTVILAASPEDESQTIILESDSLPELQLLQALTHEVRTPLTTIRMLARLLLKQRSNLAPEAVERLETIDRECSEQIDRMELIFRAAELETTPCDRQNLQLVPISLDRVIQQNIPHWQKQAKRRSIDLEIILPEKLPTIVSNPAMLDQVLRGVMESFTRNLPPGSRMQVQVMTAGHQLKLQLLSRDASLSNSLKSLGQLLVFQPETGSLTLNWDVTKNLFNALGGKLLLRQRPQQGEELTVFLPLGNAQSEFSAGMFGKKGKAKKESRSEIQSRF comes from the coding sequence ATGATGTTTGAGTCAGACGGGTTACTGCTTGCACTCTCGCAAATTATCGAGCAAGAAGAGTCGAGCAGCGGACAGAGCTATGCCTCTTCAGTAGCAGCGAGCGAGATGTTAGGAACGAGCGCGGCTCAACGCAAAGCGGAAGCTCAGTGGCGTTGCGCGATCGTCGCCTTAGAGCGCCTCCTGATGCCGATCGCTGAAGCCACTCGAGCGGACTCCTGTCAGGGGTTAATTCTCTCGGCTCCCTCGCCCATTTCCAGCCAACCCGCGATCGCCGAACGCTTTCAGTGTGGCACTTTTACCCGCGAAGCTTTCAGTACGCTTCTAAGGCAGCAGTTTCAACTCCCAGCGGCAGAACCTCAAACTTTTTCCTCTCCATCTCCAGCCCAGCGAGCGATGGAATATCCGCTGTTCCCCGTCGATCCTTTAGCGAGCGAACAATTTTGCTTGGTCTTAACGGCTAAATTTTCCCTGGTTATGGTGTTGGGGGAGAATAGTAATAATCAACCAACTTTTCAGTTTTCATTCAATCCCGAAACCGTCGATCGCGCTTGGGCAACTTTGCGATCGCGCCTGTGTCTCACCGTTCCCTACCACCTTCCCGCCCTCGAGGCGATCGTACAGAAATTCGCGCCCCGTCACCCCGATTATCGCCTCGTTGCCGATTTCGCGCGCCACTTGCTCGAACAATGCCCCGATACGACTCCTTCGGGGACTAAAAAAACCGTCATTCTCGCAGCTTCCCCGGAAGATGAGAGTCAGACGATTATTCTCGAGAGCGATTCCTTGCCCGAACTGCAACTCTTGCAAGCCCTCACCCACGAAGTTCGCACTCCCCTCACGACGATTCGGATGCTGGCGCGACTCTTACTCAAACAGCGCTCCAATCTAGCTCCTGAAGCGGTGGAACGCCTTGAAACCATCGATCGCGAATGTAGCGAACAAATCGATCGCATGGAACTCATTTTCCGCGCGGCTGAGTTGGAAACTACGCCTTGCGATCGTCAAAACCTGCAACTCGTCCCGATCTCTCTCGATCGAGTCATTCAGCAAAATATTCCCCACTGGCAAAAACAAGCGAAGCGGCGCAGTATCGATCTCGAAATTATTCTGCCCGAAAAATTGCCGACCATTGTTAGCAACCCCGCCATGCTCGATCAAGTGTTGCGCGGCGTTATGGAAAGCTTTACTCGCAATCTACCTCCCGGCAGTCGAATGCAGGTACAGGTGATGACTGCCGGACATCAACTTAAACTGCAACTTCTCTCTCGCGATGCGTCTTTGAGTAATTCTCTTAAGTCCCTCGGTCAACTCCTCGTTTTTCAGCCCGAAACGGGTAGCCTGACTTTAAATTGGGACGTTACTAAAAATCTCTTTAATGCCCTCGGCGGTAAATTGCTGCTGCGACAACGCCCCCAACAAGGAGAAGAACTTACCGTTTTCTTGCCTTTGGGTAACGCACAATCGGAGTTTTCTGCTGGGATGTTTGGTAAGAAGGGGAAGGCGAAAAAGGAGTCCCGCTCGGAAATCCAAAGCCGCTTTTAA
- a CDS encoding NYN domain-containing protein, which yields MSLSESNTFLLVDGYNIIGSWPELKQERDRSGLEMARYRLLEALVNYSAFEGYKTEVVFDAHYQKTAAYREAHSPHVSAYYTEFAQTADTYIERTCAKAARELAVRSLRLIVATSDRAQQLTAIGYGAEWMSSQHLASAVTLAASSTRRKSQSRPKTQKGRFLFDCLDDKAKARLSQWRFSGDSPSGTGCP from the coding sequence ATGTCTCTTTCTGAATCCAATACTTTCTTGCTCGTAGACGGCTACAACATTATCGGCAGTTGGCCTGAGTTAAAACAAGAACGCGATCGCTCTGGACTGGAAATGGCTCGTTACCGCCTGCTCGAAGCCCTCGTCAATTACAGCGCCTTTGAAGGCTACAAAACCGAAGTCGTCTTCGACGCTCACTACCAAAAAACAGCCGCTTATCGCGAAGCGCACAGCCCTCATGTTTCCGCTTACTATACCGAGTTTGCCCAAACCGCCGATACTTATATCGAGCGGACTTGTGCTAAAGCAGCCCGGGAGCTAGCAGTTCGCTCCTTACGGCTGATTGTCGCAACCTCCGATCGCGCCCAACAGCTAACCGCGATCGGTTACGGTGCGGAATGGATGTCCTCCCAGCATCTCGCCAGCGCTGTTACCCTCGCCGCCAGTAGCACCCGCCGCAAAAGCCAGTCGCGCCCGAAAACTCAAAAAGGGCGTTTTTTATTCGATTGCCTTGATGATAAAGCCAAAGCGCGTTTATCCCAGTGGCGCTTTTCGGGGGATTCGCCCAGCGGAACGGGCTGCCCCTAA